The DNA segment GCGCTCGATCACATCGCCCGGGCGATCCGCCTTCACAAGGCACAGGTGCGGCCGGGGTTCTTCCGGCCGTTCGACCGGTCTCGGGTGCTCGCGGACGCCTTCGCGACGATCGAACGGCGTCTCACCCGGGAGGCGAGGGCTCGAGCGCCGCGGCCCTCACGGCGCCGGTGAGCCGGGTCGCGATCACTTCCAGGAACCGCGCGTCGCTCTCGTCGTAGGCTCCGACCGCAGTCCCGTCGACGTCGATCTCTCCCAGGACGGCCGTCCCCTCCCGGATCGGGACGACGATCTCCGAGCGGGTATCGAGGAAGCACGAGAGATAATCGGGTTCCTGCCGGACGTCGGCGACGACGATCGATCGGTTCTCCCGCGCGGCCCGACCGCAGATGCCCCGCTCGATCGGGATGCGCGTGTGCTCGGTCGCCGCCTCCCCATTCCAGCCCTCGAGCACGAGCGTGCTCCCGTCCAGACGATACACTCCGGCCCAACGATAGTGGGGGAACTCCATCCGCAGGAAGCGGCAGACCTCGGAGAGGGCGGCTCGCCCCTTCAAGCGGCCGAGGATGGCGTCCACGTGGAGGAGTGACGGCGTCACCTCGCGCGGATGCACGGTCATCGGGCACCGGCCGCAGCGCGGCCGGAGGGGAAAGCGCCGAGGGGGAGATTTCCCCCCGGGACGGATCGACCGCCCCCGGTGTTTGAACTCCCGAGGCGTATTCCGCCACGAGCTTTCCAGACTCGCGCCGTACCGGACTGAGCCACCTCGGCACGCCCCGAGGCGAGGGACGAGAG comes from the Thermoplasmata archaeon genome and includes:
- a CDS encoding GAF domain-containing protein, with protein sequence MTVHPREVTPSLLHVDAILGRLKGRAALSEVCRFLRMEFPHYRWAGVYRLDGSTLVLEGWNGEAATEHTRIPIERGICGRAARENRSIVVADVRQEPDYLSCFLDTRSEIVVPIREGTAVLGEIDVDGTAVGAYDESDARFLEVIATRLTGAVRAAALEPSPPG